In Rutidosis leptorrhynchoides isolate AG116_Rl617_1_P2 chromosome 2, CSIRO_AGI_Rlap_v1, whole genome shotgun sequence, one genomic interval encodes:
- the LOC139891765 gene encoding uncharacterized protein has translation MKNSWRSVISLIAIAIAIAIVCLGTAHAAQTAAQCKQERRLAVNACKTVLYGRPPSSYCCQRARVSHVECICPVITPKLAALIDVNHAVKLIEGCGRRVPHHFKCGSITTP, from the exons ATGAAAAACTCATGGAGGTCAGTTATAAGCTTGATAGCAATTGCAATAGCAATAGCAATTGTGTGCTTGGGTACGGCTCATGCAGCACAAACAGCTGCTCAGTGCAAACAAGAGAGGAGACTAGCGGTTAACGCATGCAAAACCGTGTTATATGGGAGGCCTCCATCCTCTTATTGTTGCCAGCGAGCTCGGGTTAGCCATGTTGAGTGCATATGTCCTGTTATCACCCCTAAGTTGGCTGCACTTATTGATGTCAATCATGCTGTAAAACTTATCGAAGGTTGTGGACGTAGAGTCCCTCATCACTTTAAATGTGGGA GTATTACAACACCATGA